The following proteins are co-located in the Gordonia polyisoprenivorans genome:
- a CDS encoding recombinase family protein, with product MSKGQTIGYQRVSTPEQNTARQLDGVHLDKLFTDHASGKDTNRPQLTACLEYLREGDELVVHSMDRLARSLVDLRRIVDDLTDRGVSVRFVKESMTFTRDESDPCSVLMLSVMGAVAEFERSLILERQREGIAVAKAAGKYKGRKAALSDAQARQVADRLAEGESATALATEYGVSRATIYNARQRLVSGAPQ from the coding sequence ATGAGCAAGGGCCAGACCATCGGCTATCAGCGGGTATCGACCCCCGAACAGAACACAGCCCGACAGCTGGACGGGGTTCACCTCGACAAGTTGTTCACCGACCACGCCTCAGGCAAAGACACCAACCGACCCCAGCTCACCGCGTGCCTGGAGTACCTGCGTGAGGGTGATGAGCTGGTGGTCCACTCGATGGACCGGCTGGCCCGTTCACTGGTCGACCTGCGCCGGATCGTCGATGACCTCACCGACCGGGGCGTGAGCGTCCGGTTCGTCAAGGAGTCCATGACCTTCACCCGCGACGAGTCCGACCCGTGCTCGGTGCTCATGCTCTCTGTGATGGGCGCGGTCGCCGAGTTCGAGCGGTCGCTGATCCTGGAACGCCAGCGCGAGGGCATCGCCGTGGCCAAGGCAGCGGGCAAGTACAAGGGCCGCAAGGCAGCCCTGTCTGACGCCCAGGCGCGCCAGGTCGCCGACCGGCTGGCCGAGGGCGAGTCGGCCACAGCGCTGGCCACCGAGTACGGCGTGAGCCGCGCGACGATCTACAACGCGCGCCAACGTCTCGTGAGCGGCGCACCGCAGTGA
- a CDS encoding helix-turn-helix transcriptional regulator, translating to MSQTPSPLISAPQLAEHLGVAPVTVLRLVQREGLPAHRVGTGTARRTYRFDITEVDTWLRARDSDAQSMGEAVAPSQDEFVAATLAKFTPDDLRRAGEVLRALADAR from the coding sequence GTGTCCCAGACACCCAGCCCTCTCATTTCCGCGCCTCAGCTCGCCGAACACCTCGGCGTGGCTCCCGTGACCGTCCTTCGCCTCGTTCAGCGTGAGGGCCTGCCCGCACATCGTGTCGGCACCGGAACTGCCCGGCGCACTTATCGCTTCGACATCACCGAGGTGGACACGTGGCTGCGTGCCCGCGACAGCGACGCACAGTCCATGGGAGAAGCGGTGGCTCCCAGCCAAGACGAGTTCGTTGCCGCGACGTTGGCCAAGTTCACTCCGGATGATCTTCGGCGCGCCGGCGAGGTCCTCCGCGCGCTCGCCGATGCGCGATGA
- a CDS encoding YfjI family protein translates to MSAPSIARAQSGNESARPQAETPGAGSDEADAMTYSTDDTKNPNNIGDDSPAQWWSARQLADEFESPYGGCVRDNLGLHAWNGVKEAFLALTGDAPSNLATYDELMIMPASVAEAEAGGSLTRAEVAAYADAHGLDDPHVIADRLAEEGSLHAEAHRREVRELFQAGPLPLSVNKVPSFPVHALPPVLGDMAQAVADNLDVDVSLCAPMALGAISGALCGRVDVRVDDDRWIENGVSYTVIVGESGDYKSPAMAQMLTGPLHDAERELIDRWLAESIEDAPAPADDNSDGDTAGSDLAVVGDSKPIGAYPCLIASDITSEALAIKLAAQGERIMVADAEGDIFDTLAGRYSASPGITILLHAYTGETHYEDRVGRASIRLDRPAVTMCVATQPHVAQEALSNPRFVGKGLIARVEFAHPESVKERYRRGASSGQPPVPPSVRSDYTKRIADLVLSLHGEARRTAQLDNAAQLRMKQVVALYKARRYGDDGDLAGSPELETWVAKSAGRVARRALHLHMAEHGPKGADLLISAETVRRAAEIEEWYIVNAKQAFGVAFIENADRRKPEVKIEDAKAMSAWLIRAHSADPFKPIRISKLTATGPKRLRQKTKRDAVLDLLVDLNHIVRTKDGGADAVYLNPDLAEV, encoded by the coding sequence ATGAGTGCGCCGTCGATCGCCCGTGCACAGTCCGGAAATGAGAGTGCCCGCCCCCAGGCCGAGACCCCAGGGGCGGGCAGCGACGAGGCCGACGCTATGACCTACAGCACCGATGATACCAAGAACCCCAACAACATCGGGGACGACAGCCCCGCTCAGTGGTGGAGCGCACGACAACTCGCCGACGAGTTCGAGAGCCCATACGGGGGCTGTGTCCGCGACAACCTCGGCCTCCATGCATGGAACGGGGTGAAGGAGGCGTTTCTGGCACTGACTGGCGACGCCCCGAGCAACCTAGCGACCTACGACGAGCTGATGATCATGCCCGCAAGTGTCGCGGAAGCGGAAGCGGGTGGATCGCTCACTCGCGCCGAGGTCGCAGCCTACGCCGACGCTCACGGCCTGGACGACCCGCATGTGATCGCCGACCGGCTGGCAGAAGAAGGTTCGCTGCACGCCGAAGCACACCGCCGCGAGGTTCGCGAGCTGTTCCAGGCCGGGCCGTTGCCGTTGAGCGTCAACAAGGTTCCGTCCTTCCCGGTCCACGCGCTGCCCCCGGTGCTCGGCGACATGGCGCAGGCCGTCGCCGACAACCTCGACGTCGATGTGTCGTTGTGCGCCCCGATGGCTCTGGGTGCGATCTCGGGTGCGCTGTGTGGCCGTGTCGATGTTCGTGTGGACGACGACCGGTGGATCGAGAACGGCGTCAGCTACACCGTGATCGTCGGCGAGTCCGGCGACTACAAGAGCCCCGCGATGGCGCAGATGCTCACCGGACCACTGCACGACGCGGAGCGCGAGCTGATCGACCGGTGGCTCGCTGAGTCGATCGAGGACGCCCCCGCGCCCGCAGATGACAACAGCGATGGGGACACCGCCGGTTCGGATCTCGCGGTGGTCGGCGATTCGAAGCCGATCGGGGCGTACCCGTGCCTCATCGCCTCTGACATCACCTCCGAAGCGCTCGCGATCAAGCTGGCAGCCCAGGGCGAGCGGATCATGGTCGCCGACGCTGAGGGCGACATCTTCGACACGTTGGCGGGACGCTACAGCGCCTCGCCGGGGATCACGATTCTCCTGCACGCGTACACCGGTGAGACCCACTACGAGGATCGTGTGGGGCGGGCGTCGATCCGCCTGGATCGTCCCGCCGTCACCATGTGCGTCGCCACCCAGCCCCACGTCGCGCAGGAGGCCCTGTCCAACCCGCGATTCGTCGGTAAGGGACTCATCGCCCGTGTCGAGTTCGCTCACCCTGAGTCGGTGAAGGAGCGCTACCGGCGCGGTGCCTCCAGTGGGCAGCCGCCGGTGCCGCCATCGGTGCGTTCGGACTACACCAAACGAATCGCGGACCTTGTATTGTCACTGCACGGCGAAGCGCGACGCACTGCTCAGCTCGACAACGCCGCGCAGCTACGCATGAAACAGGTTGTCGCGCTGTACAAGGCGCGCCGATACGGCGATGACGGCGACCTGGCCGGTTCGCCAGAGCTGGAGACCTGGGTCGCGAAGTCCGCCGGGCGGGTCGCACGGCGCGCCCTGCACCTGCACATGGCCGAGCACGGCCCGAAGGGGGCCGACCTCCTCATCAGTGCGGAAACGGTGAGGCGAGCCGCCGAGATCGAGGAGTGGTACATCGTCAACGCTAAGCAGGCGTTCGGTGTCGCGTTCATCGAGAACGCCGACCGGCGCAAGCCTGAGGTGAAGATCGAGGACGCGAAGGCCATGAGCGCGTGGCTGATCCGCGCGCACAGCGCGGACCCGTTCAAGCCGATCCGGATCTCCAAACTCACCGCTACAGGGCCGAAGCGGTTGCGCCAGAAGACCAAGCGCGATGCGGTGCTCGACCTCCTCGTCGACCTCAACCACATCGTGCGCACCAAGGACGGCGGCGCGGACGCGGTGTACCTGAATCCGGACCTTGCGGAGGTTTAG
- a CDS encoding DUF2971 domain-containing protein, producing the protein MLNLDHLPTAKSLLGITVPEMLYHYTNSGSLIQITTGGELWGGLPEQMNDAEEVARAFRWLNVIAGQFNLDMRESDDRDERMRFASWAERRTSTEDFGYLIRDSPKTYLVSLSRVGDSLSQWRAYCPRSGGYCIGLPGQLIRDAASSSGWLLAPCIYDESDVEAIMRELFDHHLTKWFSTIDSGAPFDPDNDTFTDGVIETVATMIEEARLIGHFIKNPTFEAEHEWRLLAFDHYHEADDLRYTSGTDGVRVFLPFDFMNGHAKHFPDEPRPSVRIGPNAHPESAKFAMRSLFERLVGPGNADVFTTSSSYR; encoded by the coding sequence GTGCTGAACCTCGACCACCTGCCGACTGCCAAATCTCTACTGGGAATCACGGTTCCCGAGATGCTCTACCACTACACAAATTCGGGATCTCTGATCCAGATCACCACCGGGGGTGAGCTGTGGGGTGGGCTACCGGAACAGATGAACGACGCTGAGGAGGTCGCCCGAGCGTTTCGTTGGCTCAATGTAATCGCGGGTCAATTTAACCTCGATATGAGAGAGTCCGACGACCGCGATGAACGTATGCGCTTCGCGAGCTGGGCCGAACGTAGGACTTCGACCGAGGATTTCGGCTACTTGATCCGAGACTCGCCGAAGACCTACTTGGTATCGCTGTCTCGCGTAGGCGACTCCCTCTCCCAGTGGCGGGCGTACTGTCCCCGCAGCGGCGGCTACTGCATAGGTTTGCCCGGTCAGTTAATCCGGGACGCAGCATCATCCTCGGGGTGGCTACTAGCTCCCTGTATCTACGACGAATCTGACGTCGAAGCCATAATGCGCGAGCTATTCGATCACCACTTGACGAAGTGGTTCTCGACAATTGACTCCGGTGCCCCATTTGACCCAGACAATGACACTTTCACCGACGGCGTTATCGAAACGGTTGCAACGATGATTGAAGAGGCTCGCCTCATCGGCCACTTCATCAAGAACCCCACGTTCGAGGCCGAACACGAGTGGCGTCTGCTGGCTTTTGATCATTACCACGAAGCGGACGATCTTCGTTACACGTCGGGTACGGATGGCGTGCGCGTATTCCTCCCATTCGACTTTATGAACGGCCACGCCAAGCACTTTCCAGACGAGCCGCGTCCGTCCGTCCGAATTGGCCCTAACGCTCACCCCGAGAGCGCCAAGTTTGCGATGCGTTCCCTCTTTGAACGCCTCGTTGGGCCGGGTAATGCCGACGTGTTTACGACATCAAGTAGCTACCGCTAA
- a CDS encoding recombinase family protein produces MIYTRVSRDLAGGRSVAEQEAECRAVCERNGWPVAEVLTDNDRSATRFATKDRPQYARLSEVLRPGDVLVVWEPSRAGRSMDHYVDLRRLCTDRQVMLSYSGRLFDLEDGDDRFTTGLDALLAEREAEDIRKRIKRAHRENLAQGKPHGRVPYGYKIVRDPDTGKSTGRVPDPSRAPLVAEAARRVLDGHSFGSVVRWIETQDPLGWDSAKLRRIMVNPTYAGYRTVSAKVDGKRGPQEIHSKGTWEPILTDEQHHDLVALFAGRKTGPRGVPVKHLLTGIARCAVCGEYVWKARGGRRKDGGNYEVYQCKSHCVGRNMQATDGVILGVVKGILTTPESLAALAEVPASDPTAPARLAELRQRLEDVENEIAEGRMPPSTGARVATRLEAQIADLEAASAPVFTDPVVRDLATAPDPMALWGELPLIARREFIRSTMTITIDRVGRGRWHKPSDAITITPRQPGDAR; encoded by the coding sequence GTGATCTACACGCGCGTCTCGCGCGACCTTGCCGGTGGCCGCTCGGTCGCCGAGCAGGAGGCGGAGTGCAGGGCGGTGTGCGAGCGCAATGGGTGGCCGGTCGCCGAGGTGCTGACCGACAACGATCGGTCGGCTACCCGCTTCGCCACCAAGGACCGCCCGCAGTACGCCCGGCTCAGTGAGGTGCTGCGCCCCGGCGACGTGCTGGTGGTCTGGGAGCCCTCACGCGCTGGCCGGTCCATGGACCACTACGTCGATCTGCGCCGCCTCTGCACCGACCGTCAGGTGATGCTCTCCTACAGCGGGCGGCTGTTCGACCTCGAAGACGGCGACGACAGATTCACCACCGGGCTCGACGCACTGCTGGCCGAGCGCGAGGCCGAGGACATTCGGAAGCGGATCAAGCGCGCCCACCGCGAGAACCTGGCCCAGGGCAAGCCCCACGGGCGAGTCCCATACGGCTACAAGATCGTTCGCGACCCCGACACCGGCAAGTCGACGGGCCGCGTCCCCGACCCGTCGCGCGCTCCCCTGGTCGCCGAGGCTGCGCGGCGTGTGCTCGATGGGCACAGCTTCGGGTCGGTGGTGCGGTGGATCGAGACTCAGGACCCGCTCGGCTGGGACTCGGCGAAGCTGCGCCGGATCATGGTGAACCCGACCTACGCCGGGTACCGGACCGTCAGCGCGAAGGTCGACGGCAAGCGAGGACCGCAGGAGATCCACAGCAAGGGCACCTGGGAGCCGATTCTCACCGACGAACAGCACCACGATCTGGTGGCGCTGTTCGCCGGGCGCAAGACCGGCCCGCGCGGTGTGCCGGTGAAGCATCTCCTGACCGGCATCGCGCGGTGCGCGGTGTGCGGCGAGTACGTCTGGAAGGCGCGCGGCGGACGCCGCAAGGACGGCGGCAACTACGAGGTCTACCAGTGCAAGTCGCACTGTGTCGGTCGGAACATGCAGGCGACGGACGGCGTGATCTTGGGTGTCGTCAAGGGCATCCTCACCACGCCCGAGTCGCTGGCCGCCCTCGCCGAGGTCCCGGCGTCTGACCCCACCGCACCGGCACGGCTGGCCGAGCTGCGCCAGCGACTTGAGGACGTGGAGAACGAGATCGCCGAGGGCCGTATGCCGCCGAGCACCGGGGCGCGAGTGGCGACCCGCCTGGAGGCTCAGATCGCCGACCTGGAGGCCGCCTCGGCCCCGGTGTTCACCGACCCCGTGGTGCGAGATCTCGCCACGGCTCCCGACCCGATGGCACTGTGGGGCGAGTTGCCCCTGATCGCTCGCCGCGAGTTCATCCGATCGACCATGACCATCACCATCGACCGCGTGGGCCGGGGCCGCTGGCACAAGCCCTCGGATGCCATCACCATCACCCCGCGCCAACCCGGCGACGCGAGGTAG
- a CDS encoding acyl-CoA dehydrogenase family protein: MTIDLTLSPDQLALQQAARGFADTVLSKVADTIAPFHKPEERFEQIKPFYQEMVNAGFLKALIPAAYGGTEFTSVNFAVAAEELSRVDINTPTTLLGTGLGLQPIIRFGSEEQKQEFLPRFCGDAPLLAAFAFTEVAGGANFDTTDVKAGVQTFATLDGDEWVINGKKHYTTNGSGWHGDISELITVVARTDPSAPPQESLAVFIVPGNTPGITVDSYIDTAGHRATISPRIHFDNVRIPVRNIIGAPGDGMTIVARAFNWTASAIGAACVGRMRAAFDYAYEFALTDKRSGPVPVIEYQNVGYMLVDIKMRIEASRYLTWKGCQLFDDTNGADEEIGHMVKIYASETSVQVVYDAMRLVGVDAYTDKTPIAGIMEDVLCFPVYDGGNMGVRRRQLHSLMKRDDYDPMFSASGVTA; this comes from the coding sequence ATGACAATCGACCTGACCCTCAGTCCGGACCAGCTTGCACTGCAGCAGGCGGCCCGCGGCTTCGCCGACACCGTGCTGTCCAAGGTCGCCGACACGATTGCGCCGTTCCACAAGCCAGAGGAACGATTCGAACAGATCAAACCGTTCTATCAGGAAATGGTCAACGCGGGCTTCCTCAAGGCGCTCATCCCTGCCGCATACGGCGGTACAGAATTCACTTCCGTCAACTTCGCAGTGGCCGCCGAAGAGCTCAGTCGCGTCGACATCAACACTCCGACCACACTGCTGGGTACCGGTCTCGGCCTCCAACCGATCATCAGGTTCGGCAGCGAGGAGCAAAAGCAGGAGTTCCTGCCACGCTTCTGCGGTGACGCACCGCTCCTGGCGGCCTTTGCCTTCACCGAGGTGGCCGGCGGTGCGAACTTCGACACCACCGACGTCAAAGCAGGCGTGCAGACCTTTGCCACGCTCGACGGCGACGAATGGGTCATCAACGGCAAGAAGCACTACACCACCAACGGAAGTGGTTGGCATGGAGACATTTCCGAGCTGATCACTGTGGTGGCGCGAACTGACCCGAGTGCTCCGCCCCAGGAATCGTTGGCGGTGTTCATCGTCCCAGGCAACACACCCGGTATCACTGTCGACTCCTACATCGACACCGCCGGTCACCGCGCGACCATCTCCCCGCGAATCCACTTCGACAACGTGCGTATCCCAGTTCGAAACATCATCGGCGCCCCTGGTGACGGAATGACGATCGTGGCGAGAGCATTCAATTGGACCGCATCGGCGATCGGTGCGGCATGCGTGGGCCGCATGCGTGCGGCGTTCGACTACGCCTACGAGTTCGCGCTGACCGACAAGCGATCCGGCCCGGTTCCGGTCATCGAATATCAGAACGTCGGCTACATGCTGGTCGATATCAAAATGCGTATCGAGGCATCCCGGTACCTGACGTGGAAGGGCTGTCAACTGTTCGACGACACCAACGGCGCCGACGAAGAGATCGGCCACATGGTCAAGATATATGCTTCGGAGACCTCGGTACAGGTCGTCTACGACGCCATGCGCCTGGTCGGCGTAGACGCCTACACCGACAAGACGCCGATCGCCGGGATCATGGAGGACGTGTTGTGCTTCCCGGTCTACGACGGCGGGAACATGGGCGTACGCCGCCGCCAGCTCCACAGCCTGATGAAGCGCGACGACTACGACCCGATGTTCTCGGCCTCGGGCGTCACTGCCTGA
- a CDS encoding helix-turn-helix domain-containing protein: MAYWSTAELSLSDQSQFWAEVVCRAFTPLVPRRTRAHQSDSIAPDGMPGWVRTRPLSATNTAEISACTQLITHGAAEVRQSPEDVFFVNMQLAGTCYGEQEGNRCVVRPGSFAVFDTTRPYSLEFRESDRNLWRAISFRIPQSQWFQVTSALPLTSAEINGAVGAGAVVKSMMASLWNQQAHLSGSSVDALDHAFTEVLAGALGPDTTGIRHLSETVGGREYLVENARRYIRAVLSRGRVTAPEVARASCVSVRSLHRAFEESGTTFAEFVRTERVSAACRDLTNNPGRSMAEVAASWGFCDSSHMTRTFHATLGCTPTEYRARAGTCAPSRSRAIDTCA, encoded by the coding sequence ATGGCGTACTGGTCCACGGCCGAACTGAGCTTGTCCGACCAGTCGCAGTTCTGGGCGGAGGTTGTGTGCAGAGCATTCACGCCTTTGGTGCCTCGCCGGACACGAGCACATCAGTCCGACAGTATTGCGCCTGACGGGATGCCCGGATGGGTGCGGACGCGGCCGTTGAGTGCGACTAACACCGCCGAGATCTCGGCCTGTACTCAGCTGATCACCCACGGTGCTGCCGAGGTGCGGCAATCCCCAGAGGATGTGTTCTTCGTGAACATGCAACTCGCCGGGACGTGCTACGGAGAACAGGAAGGCAACCGCTGCGTGGTGCGACCCGGCTCTTTCGCCGTCTTCGACACAACCCGCCCGTACTCTCTGGAATTCCGCGAGTCGGATAGAAACCTCTGGCGGGCAATCTCTTTCCGGATTCCGCAGTCGCAATGGTTTCAGGTGACGTCAGCACTGCCCCTTACCTCGGCAGAAATCAACGGTGCGGTGGGTGCCGGTGCGGTGGTGAAGTCGATGATGGCCTCACTGTGGAATCAGCAGGCGCACCTGTCGGGGTCGTCTGTCGACGCACTGGATCATGCCTTCACCGAAGTACTGGCCGGAGCGCTCGGGCCCGACACGACCGGTATCCGGCATCTCTCCGAGACCGTTGGTGGGCGAGAGTATCTCGTCGAGAACGCCCGCAGGTACATCCGCGCGGTACTGAGCAGGGGCCGGGTGACCGCTCCCGAGGTGGCACGGGCGTCATGCGTGTCGGTCCGCTCGCTCCATCGCGCATTCGAGGAGTCGGGAACCACATTTGCCGAGTTTGTGCGCACCGAGCGAGTTTCGGCAGCATGCCGCGACTTGACGAACAACCCTGGTCGCTCAATGGCGGAGGTCGCTGCGAGCTGGGGATTCTGTGACAGTTCGCATATGACACGGACCTTTCACGCGACGCTCGGGTGTACCCCGACGGAGTACCGCGCCCGCGCGGGTACATGTGCTCCCAGCCGTTCGCGGGCGATCGACACCTGCGCGTGA
- a CDS encoding thymidylate synthase — translation MSTAIHGSAPTGTIPTPYEDLLRLVLDTGTPKADRTGTGTRSLFGHQLRYDLAAGFPLITTKKVHLKSIVYELLWFLRGDSNVRWLQDRGVSIWDEWADANGDLGPVYGVQWRSWPTPSGEHIDQISAALDMLRTNPDSRRNIVSAWNVGEIPQMALPPCHAFFQFYVADGKLSCQLYQRSADLFLGVPFNIASYALLTHMMAQQADLDVGEFVWTGGDCHIYDNHVEQVTRQLSREPYPYPTLALRKADSIFDYDFDDVAVVDYRSHPGIKAPVAV, via the coding sequence GTGAGCACGGCGATTCACGGCAGCGCGCCGACCGGTACGATCCCCACCCCGTACGAGGACCTGTTGCGGTTGGTGCTCGACACCGGCACCCCGAAGGCCGACCGCACCGGGACCGGTACGCGCAGCCTGTTCGGCCATCAGTTGCGCTACGACCTCGCCGCCGGATTCCCGCTGATCACCACCAAGAAGGTGCATCTGAAGTCGATCGTCTACGAGTTGCTCTGGTTCTTGCGGGGAGACTCCAACGTGCGATGGCTGCAGGACCGCGGGGTCAGCATCTGGGACGAATGGGCCGACGCCAACGGTGATCTCGGCCCCGTCTACGGAGTCCAGTGGCGCAGCTGGCCGACGCCGTCGGGGGAGCACATCGACCAGATCTCGGCCGCGCTGGACATGCTGCGGACCAACCCGGACTCGCGCCGCAACATCGTCTCGGCCTGGAACGTCGGGGAGATCCCGCAGATGGCGCTACCTCCCTGCCACGCGTTCTTCCAGTTCTACGTCGCCGACGGCAAGCTCTCGTGCCAGCTGTATCAGCGCAGCGCCGACCTGTTTCTCGGCGTGCCGTTCAACATCGCGTCCTACGCCCTGCTGACCCACATGATGGCCCAGCAGGCCGACCTCGACGTCGGCGAATTCGTCTGGACCGGCGGCGACTGCCACATCTACGACAACCACGTCGAGCAGGTGACCCGCCAACTGTCGCGGGAGCCCTACCCGTACCCGACACTCGCGTTGCGCAAAGCGGATTCGATCTTCGACTACGACTTCGACGATGTCGCCGTCGTCGATTACCGGTCGCACCCCGGGATCAAGGCGCCGGTGGCGGTCTGA
- a CDS encoding dihydrofolate reductase, whose protein sequence is MGGITLIWAQDRVGAIGRDNTIPWRVPEDMARFREVTGSHAVVMGRKTWESLPERFRPLPGRRNIVITRSQTYRPEGAEVVHTVADALALAGADAVVMGGGEIYTAAMDHATHLRVTEIDMLVTGADAFAPVIDERWHATTETDWAQSSTGTFYRFVDYVRHTS, encoded by the coding sequence ATGGGCGGCATCACACTCATCTGGGCGCAGGATCGGGTCGGCGCGATCGGCCGTGACAACACCATCCCGTGGCGTGTGCCCGAGGACATGGCACGGTTTCGCGAGGTCACCGGCTCGCACGCGGTCGTGATGGGACGCAAGACCTGGGAGTCACTGCCCGAGCGTTTTCGGCCACTGCCCGGGCGGCGCAACATCGTGATCACCCGCTCGCAGACCTATCGCCCGGAGGGGGCCGAGGTGGTCCACACGGTGGCCGACGCGCTGGCGCTCGCCGGCGCCGACGCGGTGGTGATGGGCGGCGGAGAGATCTACACGGCCGCGATGGACCACGCGACTCACCTGCGGGTCACCGAGATCGACATGCTGGTCACCGGTGCCGATGCGTTCGCCCCGGTGATCGACGAGAGGTGGCACGCGACGACCGAGACCGACTGGGCGCAGTCGAGTACCGGGACGTTCTATCGGTTCGTCGACTACGTGCGGCACACGTCGTAA
- a CDS encoding winged helix-turn-helix domain-containing protein has product MAAVLTTAQARRIALTAQGFADRPPTGAVTMRLVERVVARTKLFQMDSVNIAVRAHYLPLFSRLGPYDQALLDRAAWRPGRGRRLLTEYWAHEAALIPVDDWPLFGFRMAEYRDGRYRHTRDTMRRNRELADDVRAVIAETGPVTPRRIEEALGIERAPQAAGGWWNRGEVKHLCEAMFASGEFAATRDDVFGRHYDLAERVVGADRVDRRVERDDAHRELVTRAASALGVATVADLADYYRLKTADVRPAIADLIDSGVLQPVSVDGWRDGAYLHTAATVPARVRAANRERGAILSPFDPLVFFRPRTERIFGFHYRIEIYVPEHKRVHGYYVHPYLLGDEIVARVDLKADRQRGVLMVPGAFSEAGQHLSEIASVLRRDLQVLADWLGMESVEIGSRGDLADTLRHLFD; this is encoded by the coding sequence GTGGCCGCCGTCCTCACCACGGCTCAGGCCCGCCGCATCGCGCTGACGGCACAGGGATTCGCCGACCGGCCACCGACCGGGGCCGTCACCATGCGCCTGGTCGAACGAGTCGTGGCCCGCACCAAGCTGTTTCAGATGGATTCGGTCAACATCGCGGTGCGGGCGCACTATCTGCCGCTGTTCAGCCGGCTCGGCCCCTACGATCAGGCGCTGCTCGATCGGGCCGCCTGGCGGCCCGGCCGCGGGCGCCGGTTGTTGACCGAATACTGGGCGCACGAGGCCGCGCTCATCCCCGTCGACGACTGGCCGCTGTTCGGGTTCCGGATGGCCGAGTACCGCGACGGACGCTACCGTCACACGCGAGACACCATGCGACGCAACCGTGAACTCGCCGACGATGTACGCGCCGTGATCGCCGAGACCGGGCCGGTGACCCCGCGGCGCATCGAGGAAGCCCTCGGTATCGAGCGCGCACCGCAGGCCGCGGGCGGCTGGTGGAACCGCGGCGAGGTCAAACACCTCTGCGAGGCGATGTTCGCCTCCGGCGAGTTCGCCGCGACCCGCGACGACGTCTTCGGACGTCACTACGACCTCGCCGAGCGGGTTGTCGGCGCCGATCGGGTGGACCGCCGTGTCGAGCGGGACGATGCGCACCGCGAACTCGTGACGCGTGCAGCATCGGCCCTGGGGGTGGCCACTGTCGCCGATCTCGCCGACTACTACCGACTCAAGACCGCCGACGTGCGGCCGGCCATCGCCGACCTGATCGACTCCGGTGTCCTGCAACCGGTTTCGGTGGATGGGTGGCGCGATGGTGCGTACCTCCACACCGCTGCAACGGTTCCCGCCCGGGTCCGCGCGGCCAATCGTGAACGGGGAGCCATTCTGTCGCCGTTCGATCCGCTGGTGTTCTTTCGGCCTCGTACCGAACGAATCTTTGGTTTTCACTATCGAATCGAGATCTACGTTCCCGAACACAAACGCGTGCACGGGTATTACGTCCACCCGTACCTGCTCGGCGACGAGATCGTGGCGCGCGTCGATCTCAAGGCCGATCGGCAGCGTGGGGTGCTGATGGTGCCGGGAGCATTTTCCGAGGCGGGACAACATCTTTCGGAGATCGCGTCGGTATTGCGACGCGACCTGCAGGTGTTGGCCGACTGGCTCGGGATGGAGTCGGTCGAGATCGGTTCCCGCGGGGACCTTGCCGACACGCTACGTCATCTCTTCGACTGA